In the genome of Streptococcus mitis, one region contains:
- a CDS encoding isopropylmalate isomerase gives MEKFTVYTGTTVPLMNDNIDTDQILPKQFLKLIDKKGFGKYLMYAWRYLDDLYTEDPDFVFNRPEYRKASILISGDNFGAGSSREHAAWALADYGFKVVIAGSFGDIHYNNELNNGMLPIVQPREVREKLAHLKPTDQVTVDLEQQKIISPVGEFTFEIDSEWKHKLLNGLDDIGITLQYEDLIAAYEKQRPAYWQD, from the coding sequence ATGGAGAAATTTACAGTTTATACGGGAACGACCGTTCCTCTTATGAATGATAATATTGACACCGACCAAATCCTACCCAAGCAGTTTCTAAAGTTAATTGATAAAAAAGGCTTTGGTAAGTACCTCATGTATGCTTGGCGTTATCTGGATGATCTCTATACTGAGGATCCTGACTTTGTCTTTAACCGGCCTGAATATCGTAAAGCCAGTATTCTTATCTCAGGGGATAACTTTGGAGCAGGTTCTTCGAGGGAACATGCAGCTTGGGCCTTAGCAGACTATGGTTTTAAGGTCGTGATTGCAGGGTCTTTTGGGGATATTCATTACAATAATGAACTCAATAATGGCATGTTGCCCATTGTTCAGCCCAGAGAGGTTAGAGAGAAACTAGCCCACTTGAAACCAACTGATCAGGTAACTGTGGACTTGGAACAACAAAAAATCATCTCACCAGTTGGAGAATTCACTTTCGAAATCGATAGCGAGTGGAAACACAAGCTCTTAAATGGTTTGGATGATATCGGTATTACATTGCAGTATGAAGATTTGATTGCTGCTTATGAAAAACAACGACCAGCCTACTGGCAGGATTAG
- a CDS encoding isopropylmalate isomerase (dehydratase component, catalyzes the isomerization between 2-isopropylmalate and 3-isopropylmalate) codes for MAGKSIFDKLWDRHVITGEEGQPQLMYVDQHYIHEVTSPQAFQGLRDAGRRLRRPDLTFGTFDHNVPTINIYDIRDVISKAQIDKLAENVEEFGIEHAAHGSEKQGIVHMVGPETGRTQPGKFIVCGDSHTATHGAFGAIAFGIGTSEVEHVFATQTIWQVKPKKMLVEFTGVPQKGVYSKDYILALIAKYGVACGVGYVVEYRGQAIDALSMEERMTICNMSIEFGSKMGIMNPDQTTYDYLKGRECVPEDFEEAVADWKTIVSDDDAVYDKVIRMDVSDLAPMVTWGTNPAMGVDFDSSFPEIKDMNDERAYNYMDLEPGQKPADIELGYIFIGSCTNARLSDLQLAARFVKGKKIAPNLTAIVVPGSRPVKRAAEKLGLDKVFLDAGFEWRDPGCSMCLGMNPDKVPDGVHCASTSNRNFEDRQGFGAKTHLCSPAMAAAAAIAGRFVDVRQMPEAQ; via the coding sequence ATGGCAGGAAAATCGATTTTTGATAAATTATGGGACCGTCATGTCATCACAGGAGAAGAGGGGCAGCCCCAACTCATGTATGTGGACCAGCACTATATTCATGAAGTGACCAGTCCTCAGGCTTTTCAAGGACTGCGAGACGCAGGTCGCAGATTGAGACGACCAGACTTGACATTTGGAACCTTTGACCACAATGTCCCGACGATCAATATTTACGATATTCGAGATGTGATTTCTAAGGCTCAAATTGATAAACTGGCTGAAAATGTTGAGGAATTCGGGATCGAACATGCGGCCCATGGTTCTGAGAAACAAGGAATCGTTCATATGGTTGGTCCAGAGACAGGACGGACCCAACCAGGAAAATTCATCGTCTGTGGAGATAGCCATACGGCAACCCACGGGGCTTTCGGAGCTATCGCCTTTGGAATTGGGACCAGTGAAGTTGAGCATGTCTTTGCGACACAGACCATCTGGCAGGTCAAACCCAAGAAAATGCTGGTGGAATTCACTGGTGTTCCTCAAAAAGGAGTTTATTCTAAGGATTATATTCTCGCCTTGATTGCCAAGTATGGAGTTGCCTGTGGTGTTGGCTATGTGGTGGAATATCGTGGGCAAGCGATTGATGCACTAAGTATGGAAGAGCGAATGACCATCTGCAATATGTCCATCGAGTTTGGATCTAAGATGGGAATCATGAATCCAGATCAAACCACCTATGATTATCTCAAGGGACGCGAGTGTGTTCCAGAGGACTTCGAAGAGGCTGTGGCGGATTGGAAAACAATTGTCAGTGATGATGATGCTGTTTACGATAAAGTTATCCGGATGGATGTCTCAGACCTAGCTCCCATGGTGACTTGGGGGACCAATCCTGCTATGGGGGTTGACTTTGACAGTAGTTTCCCAGAAATTAAGGATATGAATGATGAGCGCGCCTACAATTACATGGACTTGGAGCCTGGTCAAAAGCCAGCTGATATTGAACTAGGATATATCTTTATTGGTTCATGTACCAATGCTCGTCTCAGTGATTTGCAACTGGCGGCTCGATTTGTCAAAGGAAAGAAAATTGCTCCTAATTTAACGGCTATCGTGGTTCCGGGCTCTCGTCCTGTGAAACGTGCTGCTGAGAAGTTGGGCTTGGACAAGGTCTTCCTAGATGCTGGCTTTGAGTGGAGAGACCCAGGTTGCTCTATGTGCCTAGGGATGAATCCTGACAAGGTTCCAGATGGTGTTCACTGTGCCTCAACCAGCAATCGAAACTTTGAAGACAGACAAGGTTTTGGCGCTAAGACCCATCTCTGCAGTCCAGCCATGGCAGCTGCAGCAGCTATTGCAGGGCGATTCGTAGATGTTCGGCAAATGCCAGAAGCCCAGTAA